In a single window of the Solea senegalensis isolate Sse05_10M linkage group LG1, IFAPA_SoseM_1, whole genome shotgun sequence genome:
- the LOC122777605 gene encoding transcription factor 24-like, translating into MVGRQTLRMDGGSCSGTVADDSPASSPSSSPSPDGRRRELQRARLLQSAGLGGRGRPAAANAARERSRVQTLRTAFLELQRTLPSVPPDTKLSKLDVLILATTYIAHLTRTLQEEGAEEGESTKQTEALNSLKGDGYLHPVKKWPMRSRLYVGASGQFLNTSNASESENQGPSSSKSSSKSSSQ; encoded by the exons ATGGTTGGAAGACAGACGCTGCGAATGGACGGCGGCTCTTGTTCTGGGACGGTGGCGGACGACAGTCCCGCGTCCAGCCCCAGCTCCAGCCCAAGCCCGGACGGCCGTCGGCGGGAGCTGCAGCGGGCCCGGCTGCTGCAGAGCGCCGGGCTCGGCGGAAGAGGACGCCCGGCGGCGGCGAACGCGGCGCGGGAGCGGAGCCGCGTGCAGACGCTGCGCACCGCCTTCCTGGAGCTACAGAGGACTTTGCCGTCGGTGCCGCCGGACACCAAGCTGTCCAAACTCGACGTGTTGATACTGGCCACCACTTACATTGCCCATTTGACTCGAACACTGCAGGAGGAAGGCGcggaggagggagagagcacaaaacaaacagaggcgTTAAACTCACTCAAAGGTGACGGATACCTGCACCCAGTCAAG AAATGGCCAATGCGGTCCAGGCTGTACGTGGGCGCGTCCGGACAGTTCTTGAACACCTCGAACGCTTCAGAGTCTGAGAACCAAGGCCCGTCCTCGTCCAAGTCCTCGTCCAAGTCCTCGTCCCAGTAA
- the ppp1r42 gene encoding protein phosphatase 1 regulatory subunit 42 isoform X1, with product MACLNADLIAKSVNRLRKKRGLSYAEFLRTLTHLHFSNKNIEDIGDISMCRNLTVLYLYDNHITQICNLGFASNLTHLYMQNNNITRVENLSNLQMLSKLYLGGNRIAVVEGLEQLGELQELHLENQRLAPGEKLLFDPRTLLSLAKSLCVLNINNNNIDDVRDLAVLQDLQHFSAADNKLHNTEELEDVFGLWPQLLHMDLRGNPACRTPKYRDRLITACKSLEVLDGREINELTRQFLINWKASKEAKMKRNNTGALIPYPLTNDLNLVQGLTSTAVQRWKKPQPSLRCAFHTDLG from the exons ATGGCGTGTCTGAACGCAGATCTGATTGCTAAATCCGTAAACCGCCTCAGAAAGAAAAGAGGCCTCTCTTACGCAGAGTTCCTCAGGACACTTACACACCTTCACTTCTCCAACAAGAACATCGAAGACATT GGTGATATCTCCATGTGCAGGAACCTCACCGTGCTTTACCTGTACGACAATCACATCACGCAGATCTGTAACCTCGGCTTTGCCTCCAACCTCACGCATCTTTACAtgcaaaataacaacatcacCCGTGTGGAGAATCTCTCCAACCTGCAGATGCTCTCCAAACT GTATCTCGGTGGAAACAGGATCGCGGTGGTGGAGGGTTTGGAGCAGCTCGGTGAACTCCAGGAGCTTCATCTGGAGAATCAGAGGCTGGCACCAGGGGAGAAGTTGCTCTTTGACCCCAGGACTCTCCTCTCACTCGCT AAGTCCCTGTGTGTCCTGAatatcaataacaacaacatcgATGACGTCAGGGACCTGGCCGTGCTGCAGGACCTTCAGCATTTTTCTGCTGCGGACAATAAATTGCACAATACGGAG GAGTTAGAGGATGTGTTTGGCCTCTGGCCTCAGCTGCTGCACATGGATCTGAGAGGAAATCCTGCGTGTAGAACTCCAAAGTACAGAGACCGACTGATTACTGCGTGCAAGAGTCTCG AGGTTCTCGATGGGAGGGAAATTAATGAGTTAACCAGACAATTCCTTATTAACTGGAAGGCATCCAAAGAGGCcaagatgaaaagaaataacACTGGCGCGTTGATCCCTTATCCTTTAACAA ACGACTTGAACCTGGTTCAGGGTCTCACGTCCACAGCCGTGCAGCGGTGGAAGAAGCCACAGCCATCGCTCCGCTGTGCGTTTCACACAGATCTCGGTTAG
- the ppp1r42 gene encoding protein phosphatase 1 regulatory subunit 42 isoform X2: MACLNADLIAKSVNRLRKKRGLSYAEFLRTLTHLHFSNKNIEDIGDISMCRNLTVLYLYDNHITQICNLGFASNLTHLYMQNNNITRVENLSNLQMLSKLYLGGNRIAVVEGLEQLGELQELHLENQRLAPGEKLLFDPRTLLSLAELEDVFGLWPQLLHMDLRGNPACRTPKYRDRLITACKSLEVLDGREINELTRQFLINWKASKEAKMKRNNTGALIPYPLTNDLNLVQGLTSTAVQRWKKPQPSLRCAFHTDLG, translated from the exons ATGGCGTGTCTGAACGCAGATCTGATTGCTAAATCCGTAAACCGCCTCAGAAAGAAAAGAGGCCTCTCTTACGCAGAGTTCCTCAGGACACTTACACACCTTCACTTCTCCAACAAGAACATCGAAGACATT GGTGATATCTCCATGTGCAGGAACCTCACCGTGCTTTACCTGTACGACAATCACATCACGCAGATCTGTAACCTCGGCTTTGCCTCCAACCTCACGCATCTTTACAtgcaaaataacaacatcacCCGTGTGGAGAATCTCTCCAACCTGCAGATGCTCTCCAAACT GTATCTCGGTGGAAACAGGATCGCGGTGGTGGAGGGTTTGGAGCAGCTCGGTGAACTCCAGGAGCTTCATCTGGAGAATCAGAGGCTGGCACCAGGGGAGAAGTTGCTCTTTGACCCCAGGACTCTCCTCTCACTCGCT GAGTTAGAGGATGTGTTTGGCCTCTGGCCTCAGCTGCTGCACATGGATCTGAGAGGAAATCCTGCGTGTAGAACTCCAAAGTACAGAGACCGACTGATTACTGCGTGCAAGAGTCTCG AGGTTCTCGATGGGAGGGAAATTAATGAGTTAACCAGACAATTCCTTATTAACTGGAAGGCATCCAAAGAGGCcaagatgaaaagaaataacACTGGCGCGTTGATCCCTTATCCTTTAACAA ACGACTTGAACCTGGTTCAGGGTCTCACGTCCACAGCCGTGCAGCGGTGGAAGAAGCCACAGCCATCGCTCCGCTGTGCGTTTCACACAGATCTCGGTTAG